The genomic region GGTAAATCGCATTCGCGGCGCCTTTGCCGTGCCTCGAAAGGGCGAAACCTTTGAGCTCCGCGCTGGCTTGGTTTCTCAGTATGCATACGAGCGCAAGGAGTCGATTCAGAagaccatcatggccatgacgTTGGGCAAGGATGTGTCGGCACTCTTCCCAGATGTGCTCAAGAACATTGCGACCGGCGACCTTgatcagaagaagcttgtaTACCTCTACCTGATGTATGTGGACGAAGCCGAATAGCTGCTGGAGCTGTCTTCTCTAGTTCTATAGCTGCTCGTAAGATGAAGAGCTGACACGATGGCCAGGAACTACGCGAAATCGCATCCCGACCTTTGCATTCTCGCCGTTAATACATTTGTTCAAGACTCCGAAGACCCAAATCCGCTGATACGAGCACTGGCAATCCGAACAATGGGATGCATCAGAGTGGACAAAATGGTGGACTATATGGAAGAGCCCCTGAGAAAGACGCTGCGGGACGAATCACCGTACGTGCGCAAGACAGCTGCCATTTGCGTCGCCAAACTCTTCGACCTCAACCCTCAGATGTGCATCGAGAACGGCTTCCTGGAGGCCCTTCAGGAGTTGATTGGCGATCCCAACCCCATGGTCGTCGCCAACTCAGTGACCGCTTTGTCTGAGATCACCGAGACGGCGCCCGAAACGAGGGCACTGATTGTGACGCCTGTGACGCTGAAGAAGTTGCTTATGGCCCTTAACGAGTGTACCGAATGGGGAAGAGTCACTATCCTGACAACCCTGGCCAACTACTCTGCGTCAGATCAGAAGGAGTCGGAGCACATCTGTGAGCGTGTTGCACCTCAGTTCCAGCATGTTAACCCTAGTGTGgttcttgctgctgtcaaGGTTGTTTTCATTCACATGAAGGCTCTCAACCCTGAGCTCGTGAGATCATACCTCAAGAAAATGGCTCCTCCCTTGGGTATGTATATGACTACAAGATATTAAGGCTACACACTGACCGAATCCAGTTACCTTGGTTGCTTCTCAGCCTGAGGTCCAATACGTCGCTCTGCGAAACATTGATCTCCTGCTCCAGGCTAAGCCAGATATTCTGAGCAAGGAGATGCGCGTCTTCTTCTGCAAATACACTGACCCTCCCTATGTTAAGCTTCAAAAGTTGGAAATTATGGTTAGGATAGCCAACGAGCATAACTACGAACAGCTTCTCGCCGAGTTGAAGGAGTATGCTCTTGAAGTTGATATGGATTTCGTCCGAAGAGCCGTTAAAGCAATTGGCCAAGTAGCCATCAAGATTGAGAATGCCGCCGAGAAGTGCGTTGCGGCCCTCGAGGATCTCATCTCTACCAAGGTCAACTACGTTGTCCAGGAGGTGATTGTCGTTATCAAGGATATTCTGCGAAAGTACCCTGGCTACGAGGGCGTTATTCCTACACTTTGCAAGCATAttgatgagttggatgaGCCCACTGCCCGCGGATCTCTCATCTGGATTGTTGGAGAAtatgctgagaagatcagcAATGCAGACGAGATCTTGGAGAGTTTCGTTGAGTCCTTTATGGAAGAGTTCACGCAAGTAAGTCACATACATAGTAATGGTAATTAGGGCCGAACTGACAGAATTCGCAGACGCAACTGCAAATATTGACAGCGGTGGTGAAGCTGTTCTTGAAGAAGCCTGGAAGCAACCAGGGCCTTGTTCAAAAGGTTCTTCAAGCAGCGACAGCGGAGAACGATAACCCCGATATCCGCGACAGGGCATATGTCTACTGGcgtcttctctcctctgaTCCCGAAGTTGCTAAAGTGAGAAATTCGTCTAAAGGATGATCGGAATAGTTGCTAACTACGTTTCTCAGAACATTGTTCTATCTCAAAAGCCCACGATCACGACAACCATGACAAGCCTTCCTCCGGCTCTTCTGGAGCAACTCCTCACTGAACTCTCCACTCTCGCTTCTGTCTACCATAAGCCTCCTGAGTCGTTCGTGGGTAAGGGTCGTTTCGGCGCCGATGAGATCCAGCGAGCAGCTATCCAAGAACAGCGACAAAACGCTGCCGAGAACCCTATCGCTGCTTCAGTCGCTGCCGCCTCGTCCAACGGATCTGGCGGTGCTCCTCAAAACAACATTGAGAATTTGTTGGATATCGACTTTGATGGCGCCGCGCCTGCATCTCAGGAGCAGAACAGTGCTTCAGCAACTCCCGACAGAGTGGCCAGCCCATCTGCTGGTGCGCCTTCAGGTGCCATGGCTGATATGATGAGCATGTTTGATGCGCCGGCgcaagcttctggagctCCTGCACCTGCTGCAGGTCCCAGCAACAACATGAACGACTTGATGAACGGTTTCGAAGGATTGAACTTTGGTGGCTCGTCAGCAGGCGAGCCCCTACCAGCAGCAATGCAGCTACAACAAGCCCAAGGCGGAGCTCCTCAacagcccaagaaggacaGTGAAGACTTGCTAGGTCTTTTGTAGATGCATAAACGTATACATGAATTTCAAGCCAAGAGATGGCCATTGGTTCACGAGAGTATGGAGACGCGTTGGTAGGAAAAGAGGATGAATGCCTTGATGCAGGTTATGGTGTTGGCGCATACAAACACATCTTGTTGTTTCCGCGTTGTACGCTTGCCAAATAAAGATGCTCTAATTATAAACTCGATTCCTTGGCTTTCTTGTTATTTGGTGATGTACAGCGGCATAAAGACCGCTTACGTTCGGATATCGTTATCTAGACCCTCCGTTACATTCCCGCCCTACCATTCCATTCCTATGCTTATCGCGTGCCCTTTTTATGCAGAAACTCCATGTAGTATAACCCCAACATCGTGGAAGATAAAGAAAAGGCGATCGATGGCTAAGCTTGCGCGGTATCATTGGCTGCGCTCGTCTTTGCGTACTCCTCGGGTGTCTGGCACTTGGCGGTCCAGGCGTGGATAATGGCGATTTCATCCTTGAGGGCGGCGTTGACGAGGCGGTGGCGCTTGAGAGAGTTGAGGCCCTGGAACTGAGGAGAGACGATGACAGAGTTGAAGGCTTGACCACAGCCGCCTACAATATCCTCATGTTAGTACTAATGTTGGATTCTACGCCGTGATCGGCTTGGAGGGGTTCGCGGGGTAGAATAGAGTAGAAAAGAACTGACCCGACATGTCTGTGACTTCAACGTGAGTAGCCTCGAGGCGCTGCTTGATGGCCTCACGTAGAGACTCGTCTGTGATTTGCGACATTGTTGTGTTTTTTTGAGAAAGGGGGATATTAAGGTATGGAAGTAAAACGAAAGTAAgaggttgattgattgattgattgattgattagATATCAATCGTGGGGTAAAATGCACAGTGTGAGGCGGCATCTGACCTCGAGCCGCAGTCTATGGGAAAACGCACGTCACTTGACCCATACCACCAAGAATCAACACTGAGTCATATATGGAAGTTGATATAATTTATCTGGGATTGTATTAATCCTTTGCGCTTTAACTCTTCAATCGGACTTAAACTATTTGAGATCATTGACATCCAAGATTGTAAAAGGATCCTTGTCGTACTTGCTCACCACAACCTCCACCTCGGGAACATTCTCCTTGATAGCAGCCTCTAACTTGGGTTTGAGCACTTCCTGAAGATATCCTCTTTCAGAATTGCTGTGAAAGACTTGGACAAGCGTTTGTCCCTGCTGAATAGCTCTCAAAGCTGAGTGATGGCTGGTCTCGCCAGTCACCAAAAgatcaacctcagccttcttgagcACATCATACCCGCTACCCGCGCAAACACCAAAGCTGCTAATCTTGGTAGTCTTGACATCAGCACCAACAGGACTTGCTACCATAACATGCTTGAGGCCTCCGAGCTTCTCAGCTAGACGAAGAATGATCTCGGAGAGAGAAACGGCATTGTCGAAGCGGCCGATGGCACCGTAGCCTGCGCCAGAGTGACTGGGGGGAGCAGAGCTACAGGGGATTGCGACAGAGCGTCGGCTTTGGTGAGGGCCAGAAACGATATCTGCAAGCCAAGTGTTGAGTCCTTCGGGAGCGGCATCGACTGCAGTGTGAGGGCAGTAGACAGCAATACCAGCCTTGGCAAGGCGTAGGAGAGTAGCTTGCTGAGGATctctgttggtgatggactTGAGGCCTCCGAATATGAAGGGATCTAGCATTGTTTTAGTAAATTCCGAAACCCGACTCAACATATGTGACGAAGGCTTACGATAGCTAACAATGACACTAACATCCTGCTCAATAGCATCGACGGCGACTTGGTAGGTCAGGTCATTGGTCACCAAGaccttctttgtcttcttgtcatcattTTCTGAGTTTCCTACCAAGAGCCCGACGTTGTCCCAGCTTTTGTCTGCGATTTGCTCGGGGTAAAGCTTCTGCATAGATGCAACTACTGCCTTTGTGAAGGTTGAAGATTCAACCTGCCAGGCGCCCCAAGCACCGTTGTCGGCCATCTTCAGTGATGAGTTGTTTGTGGGATGACAAGAAGTGCAGTATTTTCTTGGGTTTAGAAGAGGGAGAGCCCTTGCCAAGGGGGAGCTTGGAAATCGAGCCGAGCTTGAGATTGTTGTAAGCAGTCTGTTCAGCCTCGGAACAGGGCCTCTCATAGCAATTGTGCTACAAATGCGTGATATATGATGGCTCAAACGTGGGGTTGGTCTTGACTACAGCCTGTCAGGGGGCTCTATTACCAATTGATAGTGTAAGGCGCAAGGCTCACTTACCAGCAATTTTCTAGTTTAACTCGCTTGACATGAGGCTAGAAGCTGTTGGAGCTTGAAGCTAAGAGCAGAAACTGTaactactaggtaggtataataaTAGTGGAAGAGGGTCAACTGAGCTCATACTGTGTGTGATCGTATTTTATACTGTCCATCTGCTCCAGATGGCCCATGCTTCTATATGAGCTAACTACCTATGACCTGGCAAAACAGAAACGCCGTGGTTAACGAATCTCTTTGATGATATTGAATAATAAGTTTAGAATCTCTTCCATTAACCCTGGGCAGTTGTGGAGTGTTGCAATAAATCATTGGGTATATTTCGTAACCTGCAGTTCATGACCGTCCGTCTTTTGACGCACGACTATCTCTTGATCGTCTTTCGTCCCTCGATATCCGTGGGCTTGAAGCGCTGCTCTTATTATCGGCCGGTCTCAACGCCTCATCACCTTCTTCAATACACTCTTCGACATCACTGCCACCAagtcctttctctttccatGATTCTAGCAATTTTCGTGGCATCACCCACTCTTTGCGCGCTTGCGCAATCTTGCCCTCGTTGACAAGAGCACGTAATCTTCCAGGTGTCGCTAGAGCCTGTGCTGCGAGTTCTTTTGTCCGTTGTTGTCTGGTTGCTGCGTCTCGTTTCTTGCCCTCCTCAGAATCTGGTGAGGGAACGGTTTCCCGGAGGGCATCTCGGATGGAAGATGCTTGGCTGTAGATTTGTGCGATTGCCGGGTCGAGTGTTGAGGCCATAGGATTCAAGGGATCCATATTTGCTCTCATCTAGTCACTATTGTCAGTATCGCGACTCTTTGAATAGTAACCAACCCATGACGCACCTTGCGAATAGTCTCTGTTGCTGTAATAAGCTTACTGTAATTGTCGTATACcaacgccttcttctctgcatcCAGAGCACGCACTTCTCCCACAACTCGGGTATATAGCCTCAAaagctcttcaaggctgctcttctcaacaatcttGGCGACATATTCATCGGCGTTAAAGTCAGGGGCATCGATCTCAGTGGCTGGGACTTCAGAATCGGGAATCTCTATACGAGGGGCTGAGGCGCGCAGATTGTAGTACTCCCGAAGGGCAGCGCGATTCGAAGACGTTTTgcgttgctgttgctgagggGGCCCAGGAGGCTGTGTAGGTCCTTGTGTGAGAACAGGAGACGCCAGTGCGGACCGAGAGGTTTCGAAGGAGGGACGGTTGGAGTTTGTGGGAGTACGGCGAGGAGGATCGCGTGGTGAGGCTATTGTAGACATTCCTGCGACTTGTCGAAGTTCGGAGACgaaagatgaggatgatcgTGGCTGGAAGCGTCGTGAGTCTcggcttgaagctgatgagctggaggTTTACAAGGCTGACCTGAGCTTGACACGTTGGAGGACCGTTAGTGGTTGATGACCTACAATCCAGGGGCACGGCACGCTAAAGTTTAGGGGATACTCCACTCTCAGCCGCTGAAACGTCATTCCCTTCACAAGGCTGAGTACGAGCTCCATCTTAGatttctcaacaccaaaagatCAGTATTGTGATGGTGTACCAataacaaaaaaaaaaatggATCTCGTCGGTCAACTTCGTGCTTCAATATTGGCACAaaatcttcctcatccctcAACTGCATTTCTCAACTCACTAATAACCACCCGCTCACCTCCCCCACcacttccttctcttctagCCACTGCCAAAGCTCGATTGCTAGCAGCCGATTTGACCGGCAGCACAATCATAAACACAGGTTCTCTTCAGAGTTTCCCTTCTGATGCGGACTCTACAGAATCTCGCGAGAAGCGTATCCCAAGGCCTGTACATGTGCAAGTGCTCGATATCGAGAATCTTGCCTCGAGTCGCTGGGAACAggttgaagagatggaggCTGTGGCTAGGGGTGAGACTACTCGTGGAAGAGAAGTTGTTCGTGTTACAgcggaagacgatgatgaagatggcgtTGATGGTCCAACCCAGCGACCCCCTACTTCTCGGAACACAGCTGGCCCAAAACCAGCAGGAAAGAATGCGACGCATCGACTCGTCCTGCAGGATTGTAAAGGAACAAAACTTTTTGCCCTTGAACTACGACGGTTTGACAGTATCGGAGTTGGCAGGACTCAGATTGGAGAGAAGATCTTACTCAAGGCTGGGACGGTCATTGCCAGAGGAATGATCTTATTGGAGCCGGATAAGTGTGTTATGCTTGGCGGGAAGATTGAGGCCTGGCAGAAAACATGGGTCGATGGACGATTGGCGAGATTGAAGGAGGAAATAGGGCAGAATGAAAGACAGGCATCGTGAGGGCCCAGTGGATTTACATTTGATACCCCTTTTCAAACAACTTTGTGCATACAGACATCCCCTATGCACATATTTCTTCTATGACGCCATATACTACTCGTTGATGGTGTTCCAAACTATCCTCGTACAGATTTACATTCGCTAAATGCTTTCAGTGGCAGCGGTCAGCGATGTCCAGCCAGTCTGTTCCCAAGgcgccaagaaggctgcccGCTGAGCATCTCCAGCAGTAGATGTTCCAGCATATGCCTTTGCTAGATCCTGGGCTTCCAACAACCCCTTTGGAGGAATGCCCCTTGTTGCGACCTTGAGCGCCATCTGAGCCGCGTACTCGTCGCCGGTAGATTGGGCCAGAGCAGACCAACCATGAGGTAGGTCAGGATAGAGCATGATATCTGTCTGTACCTGTGTTCTCATATCCCCCTCCGTGCGTCCTTCTCCAAGCGTGGCAATGACACGTAGTACTTCGCCAATGTGCGACTGCTCTGAGGCTGTTACCTTGTGATTGGTGCGAAGACCGTTAAGTTCTTCGACAACTGCTTCCAAAGAATCCTCGTCGTTGTCCAACAAAGCCACcacaccaagaagaagaaccgaCTGTACATGTTCAGGGTGTTTTTCAATCACCTCAAACAATGCTTCACGAGCTCTCTCTCGGGACGACTCCGCTCCCTGAGCCCAAAGTACTTGAGCCAACAAGCATACAGCATCGGGGTTGCCGGTAGACTCCTCCAGAGCAGACTCGAAATACGTGATCGCTTCATCGACCTGGTTGTTGTAGTACTGCGCCAATCCTACAGTGAGATGTGCAGACAAGCGAGCTCTCTTGCGTTGTTCACTTGAGAGCTCGTTCTCTGCCTCCTCGCTGCTCAAGCCCAGTGCTAGCTCGCCACACTCAACTGCCTTCTCGTATGAGCCAGAAGCGAGGTATGCTCGTGCTAGGTCCGTTTTGGCCAGAGCAAACTTGGCAAGACTTTGAGGGGATTCGGTGCTTTCGTAATCGGCCTCAACGGTCGAGGAGATTTTTTCTAGCGTATCAACAGCACGGCTGCTCTCTCTGGTACGCTCTTGAAATAGTGTCGTCAAGTGACCAAATGCCAGGTCATCGGATTTGAGgctttgatgttggttgagaGCGAAGAGTGGTTGAATGAGCGATTCAACGTTGATTTCATTGGGAGGCGATGAAAGAATATGATCGAAGAGGAAGCTTGAGTAGTGACGCCTGGTAGGTACTGAAGATGCATCTGCAATCTCCATTGCGTGGGTGAATAGTCCTCGGGCTTCTTTAGCGTCAccatgaagaagagccacAAATCCCTGCCCTAGCCAAGCGTGTGCATAGTCAGGGTCAGTTGATTGGGCCCTCGTGAAGACCTCGTTAGCCAGCTCGACATCTCCGGACAAAAGGGCGAGAGTTCCCAAATTCGTCCAGGCCGCAGGGCTTCTCTCGTTCAGGTACAGACTTCGGGCGAAAGCATGCTGTGCTACTGTAGGGTTGATCTCGCTGGTTACTACGCCCAGAGCATTCCAAAACTCCGAATTCCCAGCTTCTAACTCGATAGCACGTTTGAACGACCTCACCGCAGCTTTGACGTAGCTGCTGGACTTCTTCCTGATCTCAGATGGCAGGCAAACATGGGCGCGATATTCAGCCCATCCCAAATTGTAATAAGCCACGGCTTGCGCGTGGCGATCATTGGACGAAATTTGAACACCTTGCTTGTGGCACAAGATCGTAGCGTGGATACATCGAGTGAGATCAACCCTAGGCTGCTCATCATCTGCGTACAAGCCCTTTGCGAAGACCACATCAGTGCCAACCTTATCAACACTGGCGAAAATACCATAAGCGTCCTGTGAGCCCTTCTTAAGAAGCTCACTGATGGATTCGAAGGGCATATCACGCGTGCGACTCTGaacagaagagaagacagagCAAGCATCAGCTATAGCTTTCCAGAAGTTGAAAGTCTCAAGAACACTGCCTTCGGTTGTCTTGGCATACTCAATGGTCTCGGTTGC from Fusarium fujikuroi IMI 58289 draft genome, chromosome FFUJ_chr04 harbors:
- a CDS encoding related to Ngg1p-interacting factor 3, giving the protein MADNGAWGAWQVESSTFTKAVVASMQKLYPEQIADKSWDNVGLLVGNSENDDKKTKKVLVTNDLTYQVAVDAIEQDVSVIVSYHPFIFGGLKSITNRDPQQATLLRLAKAGIAVYCPHTAVDAAPEGLNTWLADIVSGPHQSRRSVAIPCSSAPPSHSGAGYGAIGRFDNAVSLSEIILRLAEKLGGLKHVMVASPVGADVKTTKISSFGVCAGSGYDVLKKAEVDLLVTGETSHHSALRAIQQGQTLVQVFHSNSERGYLQEVLKPKLEAAIKENVPEVEVVVSKYDKDPFTILDVNDLK
- a CDS encoding related to BolA domain protein, translated to MSQITDESLREAIKQRLEATHVEVTDMSGGCGQAFNSVIVSPQFQGLNSLKRHRLVNAALKDEIAIIHAWTAKCQTPEEYAKTSAANDTAQA
- a CDS encoding related to beta-adaptin, producing the protein MAVNRIRGAFAVPRKGETFELRAGLVSQYAYERKESIQKTIMAMTLGKDVSALFPDVLKNIATGDLDQKKLVYLYLMNYAKSHPDLCILAVNTFVQDSEDPNPLIRALAIRTMGCIRVDKMVDYMEEPLRKTLRDESPYVRKTAAICVAKLFDLNPQMCIENGFLEALQELIGDPNPMVVANSVTALSEITETAPETRALIVTPVTLKKLLMALNECTEWGRVTILTTLANYSASDQKESEHICERVAPQFQHVNPSVVLAAVKVVFIHMKALNPELVRSYLKKMAPPLVTLVASQPEVQYVALRNIDLLLQAKPDILSKEMRVFFCKYTDPPYVKLQKLEIMVRIANEHNYEQLLAELKEYALEVDMDFVRRAVKAIGQVAIKIENAAEKCVAALEDLISTKVNYVVQEVIVVIKDILRKYPGYEGVIPTLCKHIDELDEPTARGSLIWIVGEYAEKISNADEILESFVESFMEEFTQTQLQILTAVVKLFLKKPGSNQGLVQKVLQAATAENDNPDIRDRAYVYWRLLSSDPEVAKNIVLSQKPTITTTMTSLPPALLEQLLTELSTLASVYHKPPESFVGKGRFGADEIQRAAIQEQRQNAAENPIAASVAAASSNGSGGAPQNNIENLLDIDFDGAAPASQEQNSASATPDRVASPSAGAPSGAMADMMSMFDAPAQASGAPAPAAGPSNNMNDLMNGFEGLNFGGSSAGEPLPAAMQLQQAQGGAPQQPKKDSEDLLGLL